A stretch of the Bacillaceae bacterium S4-13-56 genome encodes the following:
- a CDS encoding YjcZ family sporulation protein — translation MSGGYGGGFALIVVLFILLIIVGTSYVGGYGY, via the coding sequence ATGAGCGGAGGATATGGCGGCGGCTTCGCCTTAATTGTAGTATTGTTCATTCTGTTAATCATTGTAGGAACATCCTACGTTGGTGGTTACGGATATTAA